The genome window CGCCCTCCGAAGGCAAGGCGCCCTCCGGACGCGGTGCCTCGCTGAAGCTGGAGTCGTTGTCCCTGCCGGGGCTGACCGCCGCGCGGGAGGCCGTGCTCGGGGAACTCGTGGAGCTGTGTGCGGGGGACGTGGAGAAGGCGAGCCAGGTGCTCGGGCTCAGTGAGGGGCTGCGCGGGGAGGTCGCGAAGAACGCCGGGCTGCTGACGGCGGGGGCGCGGCCCGCCGGGGAGATCTACACCGGCGTGCTGTACGACGCCTTGGACCTGGCCTCCCTGGACACTGCCGCCAAGCGGCGTGCGGCCAGGTCGCTGCTCGTCTTCTCCGGGCTGTGGGGCGCCGTCCGCGTCACGGACCGCATCCCCTCCTACCGCTGCTCGATGGGCGTGAAACTGCCCGGGCTCGGGGCGCTCGGCGCGTACTGGCGGACGCCGATGGCCTCCGTCCTGCCCGAGGCGGCCGGCGGCGGTCTGGTGCTCGACCTGCGGTCCTCCGCCTACGCGGCCGCATGGAAGCCGAAGGGCGAGGTGGCCGGACGTACGGCGACCGTGCGGGTGCTGCACTCCCAGGTCGTGGACGGGGTGGAGAAGCGGTCGGTCGTCAGCCACTTCAACAAGGCGACCAAGGGGCGGATCGTCCGCGCCCTGCTGACTGCCGGGGTCGCGCCCAAGGATCCGGCGGAGCTGGTCGAGGTGCTGCGGGACCTGGGGTACGTGGTGGAGGCCGAGGCGCCGGGCCGGGCGGG of Streptomyces cynarae contains these proteins:
- the yaaA gene encoding peroxide stress protein YaaA → MLVLLPPSEGKAPSGRGASLKLESLSLPGLTAAREAVLGELVELCAGDVEKASQVLGLSEGLRGEVAKNAGLLTAGARPAGEIYTGVLYDALDLASLDTAAKRRAARSLLVFSGLWGAVRVTDRIPSYRCSMGVKLPGLGALGAYWRTPMASVLPEAAGGGLVLDLRSSAYAAAWKPKGEVAGRTATVRVLHSQVVDGVEKRSVVSHFNKATKGRIVRALLTAGVAPKDPAELVEVLRDLGYVVEAEAPGRAGKPWSLDVVVTEIH